A single genomic interval of Metasolibacillus fluoroglycofenilyticus harbors:
- a CDS encoding basic amino acid ABC transporter substrate-binding protein, which yields MKQRFSILLMVVAVMLVLAACGTKNDTKSGSDSGSSDDNKVYVVGTEATFAPFESIDTNGNIVGIDVDVLQAIADEVGIQVEWKNIGWDAVFSTINNKETDIGASGITITEDRQKTFDFTEPYYESKLLIAVREDSTISSLEELKDKKIAVQINATGHVAAKKLQGETSKNILAFESQPFAIQEMLNGNADAAIGDNAVVYEYIKANPDKKLKVVEDDAFEKEYYGFMVRKGNTELLDKLNEGLQKIKDNGKLKEITGSEFWNE from the coding sequence ATGAAACAAAGATTTTCAATACTATTAATGGTTGTTGCAGTAATGCTTGTATTAGCAGCCTGTGGAACAAAGAATGACACGAAGTCTGGTAGTGACTCAGGCTCAAGTGATGATAATAAGGTATATGTAGTGGGTACAGAGGCTACATTTGCACCATTCGAATCAATTGATACAAACGGCAACATTGTCGGTATCGATGTAGATGTATTACAGGCAATTGCTGATGAAGTAGGCATTCAAGTAGAATGGAAAAACATCGGCTGGGATGCTGTTTTCTCAACGATTAATAATAAAGAAACAGACATTGGTGCATCAGGTATTACAATTACAGAGGACCGCCAAAAAACTTTTGATTTCACAGAGCCATACTATGAGTCAAAGCTATTAATCGCAGTACGTGAAGATTCAACAATTAGCTCATTAGAAGAGTTAAAAGATAAGAAAATTGCTGTACAAATTAATGCGACAGGACATGTTGCTGCTAAAAAGCTTCAAGGTGAAACAAGCAAAAACATTTTGGCATTTGAAAGCCAACCATTTGCCATTCAAGAAATGCTAAATGGCAATGCGGATGCAGCAATTGGTGATAATGCGGTTGTCTATGAGTATATTAAAGCAAACCCAGATAAAAAGTTAAAAGTTGTTGAAGACGATGCTTTTGAAAAAGAATATTACGGCTTTATGGTTCGTAAAGGAAATACAGAGTTATTAGATAAGCTAAATGAAGGCTTACAAAAAATTAAAGATAATGGAAAACTAAAAGAAATTACAGGTTCAGAATTTTGGAACGAGTAG
- a CDS encoding amino acid ABC transporter permease has protein sequence MDLLNLQWDVIWNYRDMFIRGVGITLLLTLAGYCGGIIFGLLLGLGQVSTKKWLYWPCKIYVDLVRGTPMLVQILIIHLALFPTLFGQSLGYMVSGITALVLNCAAYNAEIFRAGIQSIAKGQMEAARSLGLTQGQAMRKVILPQAFRRMIPPLGNEFIALLKDSSLVTVIAAPDILYASKVIAGATFRPWEPYLFAAFLYLVLTYTATKGIAFIEKRYSNSYIPRKAKGRLAR, from the coding sequence ATGGATTTATTAAACTTACAATGGGATGTTATTTGGAATTACCGCGATATGTTTATTCGCGGGGTCGGCATAACTCTTCTTTTAACTTTAGCAGGCTATTGTGGCGGGATTATTTTCGGATTGCTATTAGGACTTGGACAAGTATCGACGAAAAAATGGTTATATTGGCCATGTAAAATTTATGTTGATTTAGTGCGTGGTACGCCAATGCTTGTGCAAATTCTAATTATCCACTTAGCGTTATTTCCGACGCTTTTTGGACAGTCATTAGGATATATGGTATCTGGTATTACAGCACTTGTTTTAAACTGTGCTGCCTACAATGCGGAAATTTTCCGTGCAGGAATCCAAAGTATTGCCAAAGGGCAAATGGAGGCAGCTCGTTCGCTTGGCTTAACACAGGGGCAGGCGATGCGTAAGGTGATTTTACCTCAGGCATTTAGACGCATGATTCCACCATTAGGAAATGAGTTTATCGCGTTGTTAAAAGATTCTTCTTTAGTAACGGTTATTGCTGCGCCAGATATTTTGTATGCGAGCAAAGTAATCGCTGGGGCTACATTTAGACCATGGGAGCCATATCTTTTTGCAGCATTTTTATACTTAGTACTCACATATACTGCAACAAAAGGAATTGCATTTATCGAGAAGCGCTACAGCAATAGCTATATTCCTCGGAAAGCAAAGGGGAGGTTAGCACGATGA
- a CDS encoding amino acid ABC transporter ATP-binding protein, whose product MIKIENLHKSFGELEVLKGIDYEVQEKQVVCVIGPSGSGKSTFLRCINLLEEITDGAVYIEGVKVNDPKTNINEIRAEVGMVFQQFNLFPHMNILENVIMAPMQIRNLSRADAEKLAHELLKKVGLDSKAYNYPEQLSGGQQQRVAIARALAMKPKAMLFDEPTSALDPEMVKEVLDVMKNLAAEGMTMVVVTHEMGFAREVGDRVVFMDGGFIVEEGTPDELFGNPKSDRTKAFLGKVL is encoded by the coding sequence ATGATTAAAATTGAGAACTTGCATAAATCCTTCGGTGAGCTTGAAGTATTAAAAGGGATTGACTATGAAGTACAAGAGAAACAAGTAGTTTGTGTAATCGGCCCATCAGGCTCAGGTAAAAGTACGTTTTTGCGCTGTATTAATTTACTTGAAGAAATAACAGACGGGGCAGTCTATATTGAAGGCGTCAAAGTCAATGACCCAAAAACGAATATTAATGAAATACGCGCGGAAGTAGGGATGGTATTCCAGCAATTCAATCTATTCCCGCATATGAATATACTCGAAAATGTCATTATGGCACCGATGCAAATCCGCAATCTGAGCCGTGCAGATGCAGAAAAACTAGCTCATGAGCTATTGAAGAAAGTAGGGCTAGACAGCAAAGCCTATAACTATCCAGAGCAGCTTTCTGGCGGTCAGCAGCAGCGTGTGGCGATTGCACGCGCACTTGCAATGAAGCCAAAGGCGATGCTATTTGACGAGCCAACCTCTGCCCTTGACCCAGAAATGGTAAAGGAAGTGTTGGATGTAATGAAAAATCTAGCAGCAGAAGGAATGACAATGGTTGTCGTAACACATGAAATGGGCTTTGCGCGCGAAGTAGGCGACCGTGTTGTCTTTATGGATGGTGGCTTTATCGTTGAAGAAGGCACACCAGACGAGCTTTTTGGTAATCCTAAAAGCGACAGAACGAAGGCGTTTTTGGGAAAAGTATTATAA
- a CDS encoding putative motility protein — MEINSIMSSQLAQLQQTLQMSILDKTLNAGAGVVEMLAEMPAPVAEHPYKGQLFDAQV; from the coding sequence ATGGAAATTAATTCAATTATGTCAAGCCAACTCGCACAGTTACAGCAAACATTGCAAATGTCTATTTTAGACAAAACTTTGAATGCTGGTGCCGGCGTTGTTGAAATGCTAGCAGAAATGCCCGCCCCTGTTGCTGAACATCCGTATAAAGGTCAACTATTTGACGCACAGGTGTAA